Proteins encoded by one window of Kribbella italica:
- a CDS encoding YciI family protein, which produces MLLIYGNDETWKALEAEGMESVLDVHRAVMAETRASGELIACDGLATAQARVVQIRDNAPAVTDGPFTEAKEVLAGYYLFECDLERATELAGRLVEAKYSPIEVRALTQPFEQ; this is translated from the coding sequence ATGCTGCTGATCTACGGCAACGACGAGACCTGGAAGGCGCTGGAGGCCGAGGGCATGGAGTCGGTCCTCGACGTGCACCGCGCCGTGATGGCCGAGACCCGGGCCAGCGGCGAGCTGATCGCGTGCGACGGCCTGGCCACCGCCCAGGCGCGCGTCGTACAGATCCGGGACAACGCACCGGCCGTGACCGACGGCCCGTTCACGGAGGCCAAGGAGGTCCTGGCCGGCTACTACCTGTTCGAGTGCGATCTCGAGCGCGCGACCGAACTGGCCGGCCGGCTGGTCGAGGCGAAGTACTCGCCGATCGAGGTGCGAGCACTCACCCAGCCGTTCGAGCAGTGA
- a CDS encoding extracellular solute-binding protein: MTSSDRQFSRRRLLSGAAALAGGSLLLGCAPGARDSGTELNYWHLMTGGDGIVMAGLVDAVNGLNAGFRAEQTVLAWGPPYYTKLAMASAGGRAPDLAIMHASRIAGYAPGGLLEPWDLDLLAEFGVRESDFPPLVWQKGLYDGKLYSVALDTHPFVLYYNTEHATKAGVTDAIATMDSPEAFTEVATKLQKVTGKHGLSYGYLGDPSQMWRLFYTFYRQTGAELKLVPGTKAEVDEAAAVKALEFVQSLLNDTIATRSGDGGTAVSEFLHGESGLLFGGVWELPVLKDSKMAFDAMPIPTLFGQQAAYADSHTFVLPRQSKTDPDRRRYTYQLVAEILKRSVKWAGAGHIPAYQPVVKSPEYLELKPQSNYVGIPAYVNYDPDVWFSGAGSDFTSYFAENVQNVYLGSGDPAAGFDGFVQRLNKLLDRPQPV, translated from the coding sequence ATGACATCGTCCGATCGTCAGTTCTCCCGGCGCCGCCTGCTCTCCGGAGCGGCCGCGCTGGCCGGTGGAAGCCTGCTGCTCGGCTGCGCGCCGGGCGCCCGCGACTCCGGCACCGAGCTCAACTACTGGCACCTGATGACCGGCGGTGACGGCATCGTGATGGCCGGTCTGGTCGATGCCGTGAACGGCCTGAACGCCGGGTTCCGCGCCGAGCAGACCGTGCTCGCGTGGGGTCCGCCGTACTACACGAAGCTGGCGATGGCCTCGGCCGGCGGCCGCGCGCCGGACCTCGCGATCATGCACGCCTCCCGGATCGCGGGCTACGCGCCCGGCGGCCTGCTGGAACCGTGGGACCTCGACCTGCTCGCCGAGTTCGGCGTCCGGGAGAGCGACTTCCCGCCGCTGGTCTGGCAGAAGGGCCTGTACGACGGGAAGCTCTACTCGGTCGCCCTCGACACCCACCCGTTCGTGCTTTACTACAACACCGAGCACGCCACGAAGGCCGGTGTCACCGACGCGATCGCCACGATGGACAGCCCCGAGGCCTTCACCGAGGTCGCGACCAAGCTGCAGAAGGTCACCGGCAAGCACGGCCTGTCGTACGGGTACCTCGGTGACCCCTCGCAGATGTGGCGGCTCTTCTACACCTTCTACCGCCAGACCGGCGCGGAGCTGAAGCTCGTCCCCGGCACCAAGGCCGAGGTCGACGAGGCCGCCGCGGTGAAGGCGCTCGAGTTCGTGCAGTCGTTGCTGAACGACACGATCGCCACCCGCAGCGGGGACGGCGGTACGGCGGTCAGCGAGTTCCTGCACGGCGAGAGCGGCCTGCTCTTCGGCGGCGTCTGGGAGCTGCCGGTGCTCAAGGACTCCAAGATGGCGTTCGACGCGATGCCGATCCCGACCCTGTTCGGGCAGCAGGCGGCGTACGCCGACTCGCACACCTTCGTGCTGCCGCGGCAGTCCAAGACCGACCCCGACCGGCGCCGGTACACCTACCAGTTGGTCGCGGAGATCCTGAAGCGCTCGGTCAAGTGGGCCGGGGCCGGCCACATCCCGGCGTACCAGCCGGTGGTGAAGAGCCCGGAGTACCTGGAGCTGAAGCCGCAGTCGAACTACGTCGGCATCCCGGCGTACGTGAACTACGACCCGGACGTCTGGTTCAGCGGCGCCGGCAGCGACTTCACCAGCTACTTCGCGGAGAACGTGCAGAACGTCTATCTCGGCAGCGGGGACCCGGCGGCCGGCTTCGACGGTTTCGTGCAGCGGCTGAACAAGCTGCTCGACCGCCCGCAACCGGTCTGA
- a CDS encoding carbohydrate ABC transporter permease, with protein MAVDTLPAAATTPRQHQRAAKKPRNKEALTAWLFILPSLIGFLIFTAGPVLAAGVISLLNWNLFSSPTWAGLKNFARLGPDPTFWSALGNTAYFTFVSVPVTIVVSLALALLLNEGVRRIAVFRSLLLLPYATITVAVAFVWIWLYIPRDGLVNAVLGLVGIDGPQWLISDNWAMPALIAMSVWKSFGFGMVVFLAGLQAIPQQLYEAAKVDGSNAWQTFRSVTLPMLSPALFFVVVTSVIGSFQVFDQALIMTNGGPGSRTTTLVMYIYRTGFENYDQGYAAAQSLVLFGFIVVITAAQFLLQRRLVHYDN; from the coding sequence ATGGCCGTCGACACACTCCCTGCTGCGGCAACGACTCCCCGGCAGCACCAGCGGGCCGCCAAGAAGCCGCGGAACAAGGAGGCCCTGACCGCCTGGCTGTTCATCCTGCCCAGCCTGATCGGCTTCCTGATCTTCACGGCGGGCCCGGTCCTCGCGGCCGGCGTGATCAGCCTGCTCAACTGGAACCTGTTCAGCTCTCCCACCTGGGCCGGCCTCAAGAACTTCGCCCGGCTCGGTCCCGACCCGACGTTCTGGTCGGCGCTCGGCAACACGGCGTACTTCACCTTCGTCAGCGTGCCGGTGACGATCGTGGTCAGCCTCGCGCTCGCGCTGCTGCTGAACGAGGGCGTCCGGCGGATCGCGGTCTTCCGGTCGCTGCTGCTCTTGCCGTACGCAACGATCACGGTGGCGGTCGCGTTCGTCTGGATCTGGCTCTACATCCCGCGCGACGGCCTGGTGAACGCCGTGCTCGGCCTGGTCGGGATCGACGGTCCGCAGTGGCTGATCTCGGACAACTGGGCGATGCCCGCGCTGATCGCGATGAGCGTGTGGAAGAGCTTCGGGTTCGGCATGGTGGTCTTCCTGGCCGGCCTGCAGGCGATCCCGCAGCAGCTGTACGAGGCGGCGAAGGTGGACGGCAGCAACGCCTGGCAGACGTTCCGCAGCGTGACGCTGCCGATGCTGTCGCCGGCGCTGTTCTTCGTCGTCGTGACGTCGGTCATCGGGTCGTTCCAGGTCTTCGACCAGGCGCTGATCATGACGAACGGCGGTCCGGGATCGAGAACGACCACGCTGGTCATGTACATCTACCGGACCGGCTTCGAGAACTACGACCAGGGGTACGCCGCGGCGCAGTCGCTGGTCCTGTTCGGCTTCATCGTGGTGATCACCGCGGCCCAGTTCCTGCTCCAGCGGAGGCTCGTCCACTATGACAACTGA
- a CDS encoding carbohydrate ABC transporter permease has protein sequence MTTDVLAPLRKNPVATRKLIVFACFVVTAVTLVPVVMMVLVAFQSDAESMAVRPSFWPSSWHPENLTRAFDLVPLGRYLVNTVIFAAGTTLLEVVTAALAAYAFARLQFPGRTWLFGIYLATLMIPSQVTLIPQFVLVAKLQGIDTWPGMILPHAFTALGVFLLRQFFLGIPRDYEEAARLDGANRWQAFIRVIVPLAVPAIATLAVFKFIGQWNNLLWPLVISNSDATRTAAVGLQVFQDTNGTQWNLLLMAATITTVPLIVLFFLTQRWFVKGITMSGLGGR, from the coding sequence ATGACAACTGACGTACTCGCACCCTTGCGGAAGAACCCGGTCGCGACCCGCAAGCTGATCGTCTTCGCGTGCTTCGTGGTCACGGCGGTGACGCTGGTCCCGGTCGTGATGATGGTGCTGGTGGCGTTCCAGTCCGACGCCGAGTCGATGGCCGTGCGGCCGTCGTTCTGGCCGAGCAGCTGGCACCCGGAGAACCTGACCCGCGCTTTCGACCTGGTGCCGCTCGGCCGGTACCTGGTGAACACGGTGATCTTCGCGGCCGGTACGACGTTGCTGGAGGTCGTCACGGCGGCGCTCGCGGCGTACGCGTTCGCCCGGCTGCAGTTCCCCGGCCGGACCTGGCTGTTCGGCATCTACCTGGCGACGCTGATGATCCCGTCGCAGGTGACGCTGATCCCGCAGTTCGTGCTGGTCGCGAAGCTGCAGGGGATCGACACCTGGCCGGGGATGATCCTGCCGCACGCGTTCACCGCGCTCGGGGTGTTCCTGCTGCGGCAGTTCTTCCTCGGCATCCCGCGCGACTACGAGGAGGCCGCGCGGCTGGACGGCGCCAACCGGTGGCAGGCGTTCATCCGCGTGATCGTGCCGCTGGCCGTGCCGGCGATCGCGACGCTGGCGGTGTTCAAGTTCATCGGCCAGTGGAACAACCTGCTCTGGCCGCTGGTCATCTCCAACAGCGACGCGACCCGGACGGCGGCGGTCGGTCTGCAGGTGTTCCAGGACACCAACGGCACCCAGTGGAACCTGTTGCTGATGGCAGCGACCATCACGACCGTGCCGCTGATCGTGTTGTTCTTCCTCACCCAACGCTGGTTCGTCAAGGGCATCACCATGAGTGGACTCGGAGGCCGCTGA
- a CDS encoding LacI family DNA-binding transcriptional regulator — translation MRATVKDVAKRAGVSPKTVSNVINGVVFVRPETRAKVEQALSELDYVPNLSARGLRNGRSGMIGLALPDLLRPYSAEITHLVVELAHERGWGVQIEQTAAEPDREYDLLSKARSHQIDGLILNPVNLDDSAVMSAGSLPPVVLIGDVDQDVVSQVCIDNVGAARDMTQHLVGQGYRRIAAVGTPEPPGSPGRVGGRTDSAGTAAARLRVIGYREVLTAAGLHDPALEIALDRWSPEGAAIVVGRYLEDHEPPDAIFCFTDTIASGTLSALWSAGVAVPQDCAVAGFDNILESRYTVPPLSTVDFDRRSFVQAALDLLGERMADRAAAPRRIVVPHRVVARASTAR, via the coding sequence ATGCGTGCCACTGTCAAGGACGTCGCCAAGCGGGCCGGGGTGTCCCCGAAGACGGTGTCGAACGTGATCAACGGCGTCGTGTTCGTCCGGCCGGAGACGCGGGCGAAGGTCGAGCAGGCGCTGAGCGAGCTCGACTACGTGCCCAACCTGAGCGCCCGGGGGCTGCGCAACGGCCGGTCGGGGATGATCGGCCTGGCGCTGCCCGACCTGCTGCGGCCGTACTCGGCCGAGATCACCCACCTGGTCGTCGAGTTGGCCCACGAGCGCGGCTGGGGCGTGCAGATCGAGCAGACCGCCGCCGAGCCCGACCGCGAGTACGACCTGCTCTCCAAGGCGCGCTCGCACCAGATCGACGGCCTGATCCTGAACCCGGTCAACCTCGACGACAGCGCGGTCATGTCGGCCGGCTCGCTGCCGCCCGTCGTACTGATCGGTGACGTCGACCAGGACGTCGTCAGCCAGGTCTGCATCGACAATGTCGGCGCCGCCCGCGACATGACCCAGCACCTCGTCGGCCAGGGCTACCGCCGGATCGCCGCGGTCGGCACGCCCGAGCCTCCCGGCAGTCCTGGAAGGGTCGGCGGCCGCACGGACTCCGCCGGTACGGCGGCCGCACGCCTCCGCGTGATCGGCTACCGCGAGGTCCTCACCGCGGCCGGCCTGCACGACCCCGCGCTCGAGATCGCCCTCGACCGCTGGAGCCCCGAAGGCGCCGCGATCGTCGTCGGCCGCTACCTGGAGGACCACGAGCCACCCGACGCGATCTTCTGCTTCACCGACACCATCGCCAGCGGCACCCTGTCGGCGCTCTGGTCGGCGGGCGTCGCGGTGCCCCAGGACTGCGCGGTCGCCGGTTTCGACAACATCCTCGAGAGCCGCTACACCGTGCCGCCGCTGAGCACGGTCGACTTCGACCGGCGCAGCTTCGTCCAGGCGGCGCTGGACCTGCTCGGCGAGCGGATGGCCGACCGGGCCGCGGCACCGCGGCGGATCGTGGTCCCGCACCGCGTCGTGGCCCGCGCCAGCACTGCACGCTAA
- a CDS encoding carbohydrate ABC transporter permease: MPTAVDSPAADLVVAEGNSTGLARAQRGESLTGWAFAAPFAVLFGLFLVVPAVYGLYLSFTGETLTGANSELVGFANFGEALSDPDMWKSLGNTVWFTLLSTVPLVVLSLAFALLVNLGLPGRWLWRLSFFLPYLLASTVVVLFWTWMYNPKLGLINGVLAEFGIAPVAWLQDPNVAMISVVITTLWWTIGFNFLLYLAALQNIPEQQFEAAAIDGAGKWRQLFSIVIPQLAPTTALILTLQVLASLKVFDQIYMLTNGGPAGSTRSIVQYIYEAGFTGYRFGYSSAISYLFFAIIVLISIAQYKLINRRSAS, translated from the coding sequence ATGCCGACAGCAGTCGACAGCCCCGCCGCGGACCTGGTGGTTGCGGAGGGCAACAGTACGGGCCTGGCCCGGGCCCAGCGGGGCGAGTCCCTGACCGGGTGGGCCTTCGCGGCGCCGTTCGCGGTGCTCTTCGGGCTCTTCCTGGTGGTCCCGGCCGTCTACGGCCTGTACCTCAGCTTCACCGGCGAGACCCTGACCGGCGCGAACAGCGAACTGGTCGGCTTCGCCAACTTCGGTGAGGCGCTCAGCGACCCGGACATGTGGAAGTCGCTCGGCAACACGGTGTGGTTCACGCTGCTCAGCACGGTCCCGCTCGTGGTGCTGTCGCTGGCCTTCGCACTGCTGGTGAACCTCGGGCTGCCCGGCCGGTGGCTGTGGCGGCTGTCGTTCTTCCTGCCGTACCTGCTCGCCTCGACGGTGGTCGTGCTGTTCTGGACCTGGATGTACAACCCGAAGCTCGGCCTGATCAACGGCGTGCTGGCCGAGTTCGGGATCGCGCCGGTGGCCTGGCTGCAGGACCCGAACGTGGCGATGATCTCGGTCGTGATCACCACGCTGTGGTGGACGATCGGGTTCAACTTCCTGCTCTACCTGGCCGCGCTGCAGAACATCCCCGAGCAGCAGTTCGAGGCGGCCGCGATCGACGGCGCCGGCAAGTGGCGGCAACTGTTCTCGATCGTGATCCCGCAGCTCGCGCCGACCACCGCGCTGATCCTGACGCTGCAGGTCCTGGCGTCGCTGAAGGTGTTCGACCAGATCTACATGCTCACCAACGGCGGTCCGGCCGGCTCCACCCGCTCGATCGTGCAGTACATCTACGAGGCCGGCTTCACCGGCTACCGGTTCGGCTACTCGTCCGCGATCTCGTACCTGTTCTTCGCGATCATCGTGCTGATCTCGATCGCGCAGTACAAGCTGATCAACCGCAGGAGCGCCTCATGA
- a CDS encoding sugar phosphate isomerase/epimerase family protein has translation MNSIWSVFTKPWAELPGDELGKLVAGLGFTGAEIPVRDTAYVTASTAEKVLPRFTEQLRDAGVEPISIASGLDESTFAAAAAAGVPMIRIMAELGPDGYAASVRRNREQLEAAAGFVAQYGVQVGVQPHHGKFVASTLGVVQLLDGLPEQFKVVWDAAHDVLAGGDPGVTLELAKERLGIVNLKNVTYVRTEPTGDVGGAWKPWFVQGTEGLANWSKVFATLRTMGWDGPICLTGQYSDASVSVADRLTIDLRAARAAAG, from the coding sequence ATGAACTCCATCTGGTCCGTCTTCACCAAACCGTGGGCCGAGCTGCCCGGCGACGAGCTGGGCAAGCTCGTCGCCGGGCTCGGCTTCACCGGCGCGGAGATCCCCGTCCGGGACACGGCGTACGTGACTGCGTCAACAGCCGAGAAGGTGCTGCCGCGGTTCACCGAGCAGCTGCGGGACGCGGGCGTCGAGCCGATCAGCATCGCCAGCGGGCTCGACGAGTCCACTTTCGCGGCGGCGGCCGCGGCCGGCGTACCGATGATCCGGATCATGGCCGAGCTCGGGCCCGACGGGTATGCGGCATCGGTACGGCGCAACCGCGAGCAGCTCGAAGCGGCGGCCGGGTTCGTGGCGCAGTACGGCGTACAGGTCGGGGTGCAGCCGCACCACGGCAAGTTCGTTGCCTCGACGCTCGGAGTCGTGCAGCTGCTCGACGGGTTGCCGGAGCAGTTCAAGGTGGTGTGGGACGCCGCGCACGACGTACTGGCCGGTGGCGATCCGGGGGTCACGCTGGAGCTGGCCAAGGAACGGCTCGGGATCGTCAACCTGAAGAACGTCACCTACGTGCGGACCGAACCCACCGGGGACGTCGGTGGAGCGTGGAAACCGTGGTTCGTCCAAGGAACTGAGGGCCTGGCGAACTGGTCGAAGGTGTTCGCGACGCTGCGGACGATGGGGTGGGACGGTCCGATCTGCCTGACGGGTCAGTACTCGGATGCATCGGTGAGTGTGGCCGACCGGTTGACGATCGATCTAAGGGCGGCCAGAGCTGCTGCTGGATGA
- a CDS encoding carbohydrate ABC transporter permease: MSTYTLSRGLQRGKAAYKQGHKPGENPWSVSRMVALLILAFLAATWLVPFAWAILTSLKSEADAAASTVSLSPPDGFSFEAYRKVLSAGDIPLWAWNSLLTSVVITFVTVATSALAGYAFSRINFRGRRGLYAAIIAAIIIPPQLLIVPLFRQMLAFDLVDTYWGIILPQAFAPAMVLILKRFFDQIPVELEDAARVDGANRLRVFWSIVLPLSRPILAAVAIFVFIGAWNNFLWPFIVTTDADLMTLPVGLQTVKSAYGLQYAQNMASAILAALPLVLVFLFFQRQIIKGIATTGFGGQ; the protein is encoded by the coding sequence ATGAGCACCTACACGTTGTCCCGGGGCCTCCAGCGCGGCAAGGCGGCGTACAAGCAGGGGCACAAGCCGGGGGAGAACCCCTGGAGCGTGTCGCGGATGGTCGCGCTGCTGATCCTGGCGTTCCTGGCCGCGACCTGGCTGGTCCCGTTCGCGTGGGCGATCCTGACGTCACTGAAGAGCGAGGCCGACGCCGCCGCGTCGACGGTGAGCCTCTCGCCGCCGGACGGGTTCAGCTTCGAGGCGTACCGCAAGGTGCTGTCGGCCGGGGACATCCCGCTGTGGGCGTGGAACAGCCTGCTCACCTCGGTGGTGATCACCTTCGTGACCGTGGCCACCTCGGCACTGGCCGGTTACGCGTTCTCCCGGATCAACTTCCGCGGCCGGCGGGGGCTGTACGCCGCGATCATCGCGGCGATCATCATTCCGCCGCAGTTGCTGATCGTTCCGCTGTTCCGCCAGATGCTGGCTTTCGACCTGGTCGACACCTACTGGGGAATCATTCTCCCGCAAGCGTTTGCGCCCGCGATGGTGCTGATCCTGAAGCGGTTCTTCGACCAGATCCCGGTCGAGCTCGAGGACGCCGCCCGGGTCGACGGCGCGAACCGGCTGCGGGTGTTCTGGTCGATCGTGCTGCCGCTGTCGCGGCCGATTCTCGCCGCGGTCGCGATCTTCGTCTTCATCGGTGCGTGGAACAACTTCCTCTGGCCGTTCATCGTCACCACCGACGCCGACCTGATGACACTGCCGGTCGGCCTGCAGACGGTGAAGAGCGCGTACGGCCTGCAGTACGCGCAGAACATGGCCTCGGCGATCCTCGCCGCACTGCCCCTGGTCCTGGTGTTCCTCTTCTTCCAGCGCCAGATCATCAAGGGAATCGCGACCACCGGCTTCGGCGGCCAGTAA
- a CDS encoding ABC transporter substrate-binding protein has product MQTQLSRRSLLKLTGLAGLGAAAAGCSSGPSSGAAWAMWSSSPAERKVWEDFSAYVERELKVESLPTLTPSGGYPTKLDLQLVSGTAGLVTALNGWLIPTYAARGAHRPLDDLIAGDPDFDLDDFYRPIRDISSFNGQTYAIGFDVAPTVIYYNKTLLAAKGIPAPSPTVPMSWATFRDLAKELTGPDQYGFTCAPSVDDLVSWIYCAGGNVMNEAWDKSALNAPEAMEAVQYVVDLFVKDKVTPPIANLVTESSLANFMEGNVAFMHNGPWQVVNVRKAKFDWDIMPFPAGAAGSTPRVSGSSFAIPAKVRGEDLDLAWKLLKTLTSEGALDIYAEAGRNNPARLSAGSAFKPPPDNLGIVQDILAGKIAGGHPFDVTTNWNQVKQLLGQDLPRTFLGQVSVQEAIDGITPRLDVLMEQHQDNVRQASARKG; this is encoded by the coding sequence ATGCAGACACAGCTGTCCCGCCGCAGCTTGCTCAAGCTGACCGGCCTGGCCGGACTGGGAGCCGCAGCCGCCGGCTGCTCCTCCGGTCCATCGAGCGGCGCCGCCTGGGCGATGTGGTCCAGCAGCCCGGCCGAACGCAAGGTGTGGGAGGACTTCAGCGCGTACGTCGAACGCGAGCTGAAGGTCGAGTCCCTCCCCACCCTCACCCCGTCGGGTGGCTACCCGACCAAACTCGACCTCCAACTGGTCAGCGGCACCGCGGGCCTGGTGACCGCGCTGAACGGCTGGCTGATCCCGACGTACGCCGCGCGCGGCGCGCACCGGCCGCTCGACGACCTGATCGCCGGCGATCCGGACTTCGACCTCGACGACTTCTACCGGCCGATCCGCGACATCAGCTCGTTCAACGGCCAGACCTACGCGATCGGGTTCGACGTCGCGCCGACGGTGATCTACTACAACAAGACGCTGCTGGCCGCGAAGGGCATCCCGGCGCCGTCGCCGACCGTGCCGATGTCGTGGGCAACGTTCCGCGACCTGGCCAAGGAGCTGACCGGGCCGGACCAGTACGGCTTCACCTGCGCGCCGTCGGTCGACGACCTGGTGTCGTGGATCTACTGCGCCGGTGGCAACGTGATGAACGAGGCCTGGGACAAGAGCGCGCTCAACGCCCCCGAGGCGATGGAGGCCGTCCAGTACGTCGTCGACCTGTTCGTGAAGGACAAGGTGACGCCGCCGATCGCCAACCTGGTCACCGAGAGCTCGTTGGCCAACTTCATGGAGGGCAACGTCGCCTTCATGCACAACGGGCCGTGGCAGGTGGTGAACGTGCGCAAGGCGAAGTTCGACTGGGACATCATGCCGTTCCCGGCCGGCGCGGCCGGCAGTACGCCGCGGGTGTCCGGTTCGAGCTTCGCGATCCCGGCGAAGGTCCGTGGTGAGGACCTGGACCTGGCCTGGAAGCTGCTGAAGACGCTGACCAGTGAAGGGGCCCTGGACATCTATGCCGAGGCCGGCCGCAACAACCCGGCCCGGCTGTCCGCGGGTAGCGCGTTCAAGCCGCCGCCGGACAACCTCGGCATCGTGCAGGACATCCTGGCCGGCAAGATCGCGGGCGGTCATCCGTTCGACGTGACGACGAACTGGAACCAGGTCAAGCAGCTGCTCGGCCAGGACCTTCCGCGGACGTTCCTCGGGCAGGTCTCGGTCCAGGAGGCGATCGACGGGATCACGCCGCGGCTCGACGTCCTGATGGAGCAGCACCAGGACAACGTCCGCCAGGCCTCGGCCAGGAAGGGGTGA